In Streptomyces sclerotialus, one genomic interval encodes:
- a CDS encoding DUF4956 domain-containing protein, translated as MVTLGQLAAHLGLDLAAVCVLTFAVYYPRHRRRDLVPAYLALNVALFSVVAALAEVNGSGGTALAFGLFGVLSIIRLRSDSIQHEEVAYYFTTLVLGLLCGLPQLELGFAAIFTVLLLFVIWCADHPKLLTRSRRTVVTLDVVHTDPAALRADLARRVGEPLNWTVKQVDFVRDVTVVDVRYREMERSVAVARTPHKASDHQTPGEPATQYRADRTPHVPDRSTDLPSGRTADASKETV; from the coding sequence ATGGTTACTCTCGGACAGCTGGCCGCCCACCTGGGGCTCGACCTGGCCGCGGTGTGCGTGCTGACGTTCGCCGTGTACTACCCGCGGCACCGGCGCCGCGACCTGGTGCCGGCCTACCTCGCACTGAACGTCGCGCTGTTCTCGGTCGTCGCGGCACTCGCGGAGGTCAACGGCAGCGGGGGCACGGCGCTGGCGTTCGGCCTGTTCGGCGTGTTGTCGATCATCCGGCTGCGCTCGGACTCCATCCAGCACGAAGAGGTCGCGTACTACTTCACGACCCTCGTCCTGGGCCTGCTGTGCGGGCTGCCGCAGCTGGAGCTGGGCTTCGCCGCGATCTTCACCGTGCTGCTGCTCTTCGTCATCTGGTGCGCCGACCACCCCAAGCTGCTGACCCGCAGCCGCCGCACGGTGGTCACCCTCGACGTCGTGCACACCGACCCGGCCGCGCTCCGCGCCGACCTGGCCCGCCGGGTGGGCGAGCCGCTCAACTGGACCGTCAAGCAGGTCGACTTCGTCCGGGACGTGACGGTCGTGGACGTCCGTTACCGCGAGATGGAACGTTCCGTCGCCGTCGCTCGTACGCCTCACAAGGCGTCCGATCACCAGACGCCCGGGGAACCGGCCACCCAGTACCGCGCCGACCGCACGCCGCACGTACCCGACCGCTCCACCGACCTCCCCTCCGGACGTACCGCCGACGCCTCGAAGGAGACCGTGTGA
- a CDS encoding polyphosphate polymerase domain-containing protein — MNPAVRAIARAALAAHPITLAEVQARAELLARHDNSYLVPVEIFADFAARLTDPKRPGGPFKSLCINGRRWFRYNSLYYDTPDLRAFHDHRQGRRLRFKIRERLYEDTGERQFEIKLKSGRGETVKFRQPMIPGTTALDQAQRNFLASVLRRTYDMTAPTDLATSLVTDYQRATFVADGQRITCDAGMICRDPRTGRAVRADGGLVLVESKTDGHLTEADRLLHAYGVRPAEFTKYCGALSALRPDLTANAWRRATRRVFTPAEPHAA, encoded by the coding sequence GTGAACCCCGCCGTACGCGCCATCGCCCGCGCCGCACTGGCCGCGCACCCCATCACCCTCGCCGAGGTGCAGGCCCGTGCCGAGCTGCTGGCCCGCCACGACAACAGCTACCTCGTGCCGGTCGAGATCTTCGCCGACTTCGCGGCCCGGCTGACGGACCCGAAGCGCCCCGGCGGACCGTTCAAGTCGCTGTGCATCAACGGCCGGCGCTGGTTCCGGTACAACTCCCTCTACTACGACACGCCTGACCTGCGGGCCTTCCACGACCACCGGCAGGGCCGACGGCTTCGCTTCAAGATCAGGGAGCGGCTGTACGAGGACACCGGGGAGCGGCAGTTCGAAATCAAGCTCAAGAGCGGGCGCGGCGAAACGGTCAAGTTCCGGCAGCCGATGATCCCCGGTACGACCGCACTTGATCAGGCGCAGCGCAACTTCCTGGCCTCGGTGCTGCGCCGCACGTACGACATGACGGCCCCCACCGACCTCGCCACCTCGCTCGTCACCGACTACCAGCGGGCGACCTTCGTGGCGGACGGCCAGCGCATCACCTGCGACGCGGGCATGATCTGCCGCGACCCGCGTACGGGACGTGCCGTCCGCGCCGATGGGGGCCTGGTGCTCGTCGAGTCCAAGACGGACGGACATCTGACCGAGGCTGACCGGCTGCTGCACGCTTATGGCGTCCGCCCGGCCGAATTCACCAAGTACTGCGGCGCGCTGTCCGCCCTGCGCCCCGACCTCACCGCGAACGCCTGGCGACGCGCCACCCGCCGGGTCTTCACCCCGGCCGAGCCGCACGCGGCCTGA
- a CDS encoding sensor histidine kinase, with protein MRLRILLVTALTTALVLAALLVPLAILTRSHAADRATADATARAQSLAAGIGTALAHPGPEGSLATAASLVTAANGANLPRTSVILADGTVLGPPARVTDAVRLARYGRAFAYAPPGGGQTVLVPVQGASGGTAVIHVALTDEQLYAGTLPSWLAFAGLGVGLVLLGLLVADRLGARLVGSTQRLAKVADRLAAGDLTARAEPDGPPELRLVAGELNNLAGRIEGFLTAERENAADLAHRLRTPVAALRLDAEGLRDPAEAERIAADVAALERSVDEVIRTARKPLREAAGYGGAGGPSRGGAGAPSADLVAVARERADFWRPLAEDQGRTLDFQAPDAPVPVRADEAELAAAVDALIGNVFDHTPEGVGMRLSVSAAGDERAGEAAGSRSGGGGLLVIEDDGPGFPEGHVPQRGKSGGGSTGLGLDIVRRVAEESGGRTVLTAARRASGGEAAPDGTGGGEGGRGARVEAHLGGPSA; from the coding sequence ATGCGTCTGCGGATTCTGCTGGTCACGGCCCTGACTACCGCGCTCGTGCTCGCCGCGCTCCTGGTGCCGCTCGCGATCCTCACCCGTAGTCACGCCGCGGACCGGGCCACGGCCGACGCCACCGCCCGCGCGCAGTCGCTGGCCGCCGGCATCGGTACCGCGCTGGCCCATCCCGGCCCCGAGGGCAGCCTGGCCACCGCCGCGTCGCTCGTGACGGCCGCCAACGGGGCGAATCTGCCGCGTACGTCGGTGATCCTCGCGGACGGGACCGTGCTGGGCCCACCGGCGCGCGTCACGGACGCCGTGCGCCTGGCGCGTTACGGGCGTGCGTTCGCGTACGCGCCCCCTGGAGGCGGCCAGACGGTGCTGGTCCCCGTACAGGGCGCCTCCGGCGGTACCGCCGTCATCCATGTCGCGCTGACCGATGAGCAACTGTACGCGGGGACTCTCCCGTCCTGGCTGGCGTTCGCCGGGCTCGGGGTCGGGCTCGTACTGCTCGGCCTGCTGGTCGCCGACCGGCTGGGCGCCCGGCTGGTCGGCTCCACACAGCGGCTCGCGAAGGTCGCCGACCGGCTCGCGGCCGGCGACCTGACCGCCCGCGCGGAGCCGGACGGGCCGCCGGAGCTGCGCCTGGTGGCCGGTGAGCTGAACAATCTCGCGGGTCGCATCGAGGGCTTCCTCACCGCCGAGCGGGAGAACGCGGCGGACCTGGCGCACCGCCTCCGTACGCCGGTCGCGGCGCTGCGCCTGGATGCCGAGGGGCTGCGCGACCCGGCCGAGGCGGAGCGGATCGCGGCGGACGTGGCGGCACTGGAGCGCAGCGTGGACGAGGTCATCCGTACGGCGCGCAAGCCGCTGCGGGAAGCCGCCGGGTACGGGGGCGCGGGTGGCCCGTCCCGTGGCGGAGCCGGTGCGCCGTCCGCCGACCTGGTCGCGGTGGCCCGTGAGCGCGCGGACTTCTGGCGCCCGCTGGCGGAGGACCAGGGGCGCACGCTGGACTTCCAAGCCCCTGATGCGCCGGTGCCCGTACGGGCGGACGAAGCGGAGCTGGCAGCCGCGGTGGACGCGCTCATCGGCAATGTCTTCGACCACACGCCGGAGGGCGTGGGTATGCGGCTGTCCGTGTCCGCCGCCGGTGACGAGCGCGCGGGCGAGGCTGCGGGGAGCCGTAGCGGGGGCGGCGGGCTGCTGGTCATAGAGGACGACGGGCCCGGTTTCCCCGAGGGGCACGTGCCGCAGCGGGGTAAGAGCGGCGGCGGCTCCACGGGGCTCGGTCTGGACATCGTGCGCCGCGTCGCGGAGGAGTCCGGCGGCCGCACGGTGCTGACCGCCGCGCGGCGGGCGAGCGGCGGGGAGGCGGCCCCTGACGGTACCGGCGGCGGCGAGGGCGGCCGTGGTGCCCGGGTGGAGGCCCACCTCGGGGGGCCGTCGGCGTAG